One window from the genome of Aquabacterium sp. A3 encodes:
- a CDS encoding phage holin family protein gives MILILRWFLLASALLLLTQLNIGIEVQSFGSALWAAFIIGLLNAFVRPLLILLTLPVTVLTLGLFLFVINALTFQMASGLLEGLQVQGFGSALLGSLFYSACGLVIDTALQRLFGRRMLIKDR, from the coding sequence ATGATTCTGATCTTGCGCTGGTTCTTGCTGGCCTCGGCCCTGCTGCTGCTGACGCAGCTGAACATCGGCATCGAGGTGCAGTCGTTTGGCTCTGCCCTGTGGGCGGCGTTCATCATCGGCCTGCTCAACGCGTTTGTGCGGCCGCTGCTGATCTTGCTGACCCTGCCGGTGACGGTGCTCACCCTGGGGCTGTTCCTGTTCGTGATCAATGCCCTGACCTTCCAGATGGCCTCTGGGCTGCTGGAGGGCTTGCAGGTGCAGGGTTTTGGCAGCGCCTTGCTGGGCTCGCTGTTCTACAGCGCGTGCGGCCTGGTGATCGACACGGCCTTGCAACGCCTGTTTGGCCGCCGGATGCTGATCAAGGATCGCTGA
- a CDS encoding GGDEF domain-containing protein, which translates to MRDFFERILVSSTPASRVLLAVWSSTPFFVIVLALHGWALLTPAVSASLHMPSMWGLQALITLCVLVNAGLAWWMWPRRHARQRQDAASLLVCLSIGVGYTVITILAGTFTAGTNLVLIGVLAIGLLMFPMRIMVVAYVVCATMLLWHDLGVLLAGWTYAPALGQGLFVNDRPMWWFAVWREYVFYAGYGVLMYLLLLLFGRLDEMHASLTQLSHTDELTGLSNRRRFMAALQAELTRRERNGLPLCVALLDADHFKLINDRHGHHAGDEVLRTLGAIMLGTLRTPTDIAARLGGEEFALLLPQTRLEDAQRVCERLRSTVAAQRFKDGAHTFQVSISIGLVEAPGPDADAEAVLVEADRQLYQAKAAGRNRVCSRLCAPDAMREGT; encoded by the coding sequence GTGCGTGATTTTTTCGAGCGGATCCTTGTCAGCTCCACTCCCGCGTCCCGCGTGCTGCTGGCCGTGTGGTCCAGCACGCCCTTTTTCGTGATCGTGCTGGCGCTGCATGGATGGGCCCTGCTCACGCCGGCCGTCAGCGCTTCGCTCCACATGCCGTCCATGTGGGGCTTGCAGGCCCTGATCACGCTGTGTGTGCTGGTCAATGCGGGCCTGGCCTGGTGGATGTGGCCGCGTCGTCATGCGCGGCAGCGTCAGGATGCGGCCAGCCTGCTGGTGTGCCTGTCCATCGGGGTGGGCTACACCGTCATCACCATCCTGGCCGGCACCTTCACCGCCGGCACCAACCTGGTGCTCATCGGGGTGCTGGCCATCGGCCTGCTCATGTTTCCCATGCGCATCATGGTGGTGGCCTACGTGGTGTGCGCCACCATGTTGTTGTGGCATGACCTGGGGGTCTTGCTGGCGGGCTGGACCTACGCGCCGGCCTTGGGGCAGGGGCTGTTTGTCAACGACCGCCCCATGTGGTGGTTCGCGGTGTGGCGCGAGTATGTGTTTTATGCCGGCTACGGCGTGCTGATGTACCTGTTGTTGTTGCTGTTCGGGCGCCTGGACGAGATGCACGCCTCGCTGACCCAGCTGTCTCACACCGACGAGCTCACGGGTCTGTCCAACCGGCGCCGGTTCATGGCCGCCTTGCAGGCCGAGCTGACCCGCCGCGAACGCAACGGCCTGCCCTTGTGCGTGGCCCTGCTGGACGCCGATCACTTCAAGCTGATCAATGACCGCCATGGGCACCACGCCGGTGATGAGGTCTTGCGCACGCTGGGTGCCATCATGCTGGGCACCTTGCGCACCCCCACCGACATCGCGGCACGGCTGGGTGGTGAAGAATTCGCCTTGCTGCTGCCGCAAACCCGGCTGGAAGACGCCCAAAGGGTGTGCGAGCGCCTGCGCAGCACCGTGGCCGCGCAGCGGTTCAAGGACGGCGCGCACACCTTTCAGGTCTCGATCAGCATCGGCCTGGTCGAGGCGCCCGGCCCGGACGCTGATGCCGAGGCCGTGCTGGTCGAGGCCGACCGCCAGCTCTACCAGGCCAAAGCCGCCGGTCGCAACCGCGTGTGCAGCCGCCTGTGCGCGCCTGACGCGATGCGGGAGGGCACATGA
- a CDS encoding NADP-dependent malic enzyme: MTTPEEKRAELKKAALEYHEWPTPGKLAISATKQLTNQRDLALAYSPGVAAPCEEIVENPVNAFKYTSRGNLVAVITNGTAVLGLGDIGPLAAKPVMEGKAVLFKKFADIDVFDIEINEKDPEKLVEIIASLEPTFGGVNLEDIKAPDCFYVERQLRDRMNIPVFHDDQHGTAIVVGAALLNGLKVVGKDIKQVKLVTSGAGAAALACLQLLVKLGLPRENIWVTDLAGVVYEGRTELMDPDKALFAQKTEQRKLAEVIDGADVFLGLSAGGVLKPDMVAKMAANPLIFALANPNPEILPDDVKVVRDDAIMATGRTDYPNQVNNVLCFPYIFRGALDSGATTITDEMEIAAVHAIAELAQAEQNEVVAAAYAGSNLSFGPEYLIPKPFDPRLMIKIAPAVARAAEASGVALRPVTDYNAYTEKLQSFVYASGNTMKPIFSVAKRALHKRIAYAEGENEGVLRAAQIVVDENIARPMLIGRAAVIEQRIERFGLRLRVGTDVDVVSTENDPRYRDYWQTYHQLTERKGVTQQMAKIEMRRRLTLIGSMLVHKGDADGLICGTWGNHALHLHYIDQVIGKREGVKTYGAMTGLILPGRTVNILDTHINYDPTAAQLAEITIMGAEEMMRFGQRPKAALLSHSNFGSSNQPSAVKMREALALIQEQAPWLEIDGEMHGDTALDEPYRQQLMPNSTLTGEANLLVCPNIDAANISYNLLKVAAGNNIALGPVLLGAAKPVCILTPSATVRRIVNMTAMTVADANAIR; the protein is encoded by the coding sequence ATGACCACCCCTGAAGAAAAACGCGCAGAACTCAAGAAGGCCGCCCTCGAATACCACGAGTGGCCCACGCCCGGCAAACTGGCCATCAGCGCCACCAAGCAGCTCACCAACCAGCGTGACCTGGCCCTGGCCTACTCGCCCGGGGTGGCGGCGCCCTGTGAGGAGATCGTCGAGAACCCGGTCAACGCCTTCAAGTACACCAGCCGGGGCAACCTGGTGGCCGTCATCACCAACGGCACGGCCGTGCTGGGCCTGGGCGACATCGGCCCCCTGGCGGCCAAGCCGGTGATGGAGGGCAAGGCCGTCCTGTTCAAGAAGTTCGCCGACATCGATGTGTTCGACATCGAGATCAACGAGAAAGATCCGGAAAAGCTGGTGGAGATCATCGCCAGCCTGGAGCCGACCTTTGGCGGGGTCAACCTCGAAGACATCAAGGCGCCCGATTGTTTTTATGTGGAACGCCAGTTGCGCGACCGCATGAACATCCCCGTGTTCCACGACGACCAGCACGGCACCGCCATCGTGGTGGGTGCGGCCCTGCTCAACGGCCTGAAGGTGGTGGGCAAGGACATCAAGCAGGTCAAACTGGTCACCTCGGGCGCGGGTGCGGCCGCCCTGGCCTGCCTGCAACTGCTGGTCAAGCTGGGCCTGCCGCGCGAAAACATCTGGGTGACCGACCTGGCCGGCGTGGTCTACGAGGGCCGCACCGAACTGATGGACCCGGACAAGGCGCTGTTTGCACAAAAGACCGAGCAGCGCAAGCTGGCCGAGGTCATCGACGGCGCGGATGTGTTCCTGGGCCTGTCGGCCGGTGGCGTGCTCAAGCCCGACATGGTGGCCAAGATGGCGGCGAATCCCTTGATTTTTGCGCTGGCCAACCCCAACCCGGAAATCCTGCCCGATGACGTGAAGGTCGTGCGCGACGACGCCATCATGGCCACGGGGCGCACCGACTACCCCAACCAGGTCAACAACGTCCTGTGCTTCCCGTACATCTTCCGGGGTGCGCTGGATTCGGGCGCCACCACCATCACCGACGAGATGGAGATCGCGGCCGTGCACGCGATTGCCGAGCTGGCCCAGGCCGAGCAAAACGAGGTGGTGGCGGCGGCCTATGCGGGCTCGAACCTGAGCTTCGGCCCGGAATACCTGATTCCCAAGCCGTTTGATCCGCGCCTGATGATCAAGATCGCCCCGGCCGTGGCCCGGGCGGCCGAGGCCTCGGGTGTGGCCCTGCGCCCCGTCACCGACTACAACGCCTACACCGAAAAGCTGCAAAGCTTCGTCTACGCCTCGGGCAACACGATGAAGCCCATCTTCAGCGTGGCCAAGCGGGCGCTGCACAAGCGCATCGCCTACGCCGAGGGCGAAAACGAAGGCGTGCTGCGCGCCGCGCAGATCGTGGTGGACGAGAACATCGCCCGGCCCATGCTGATCGGCCGGGCGGCCGTGATCGAGCAGCGCATCGAGCGCTTCGGCCTGCGCCTGCGGGTGGGCACCGACGTGGACGTGGTCAGCACCGAAAACGACCCGCGCTACCGCGACTACTGGCAAACCTACCACCAGCTCACCGAGCGCAAGGGCGTGACCCAGCAGATGGCCAAGATCGAGATGCGCCGCCGCCTGACGCTGATCGGCTCGATGCTGGTGCACAAGGGCGACGCCGACGGCCTGATCTGCGGCACCTGGGGCAACCACGCCCTGCACCTGCACTACATCGACCAGGTGATCGGCAAGCGCGAGGGGGTGAAGACCTACGGCGCCATGACGGGCCTGATCCTGCCGGGTCGCACGGTCAACATCCTGGACACGCACATCAACTACGACCCGACGGCCGCCCAACTGGCCGAAATCACCATCATGGGTGCCGAAGAGATGATGCGCTTTGGCCAGCGCCCCAAGGCGGCGCTGCTGTCGCACTCGAACTTTGGGTCGAGCAACCAGCCCTCGGCGGTGAAGATGCGCGAGGCCCTGGCCCTGATCCAGGAGCAGGCCCCCTGGCTGGAGATCGACGGCGAGATGCACGGCGACACCGCCCTGGACGAGCCCTACCGCCAGCAACTGATGCCCAACAGCACGCTGACCGGCGAGGCCAACCTGCTGGTGT
- a CDS encoding CinA family protein produces the protein MDTVTHLPAVEALATLLLARGERLVTAESCTGGLIAACCTELAGSSLWFERGVVTYSNEAKAEWLGVPAALIAEHGAVSEPVALAMARGALVHSAVPADWAVAVTGIAGPGGGSPAKPVGTVWLAWAHRSGAAHAACHHFTGDRAAVRQATVEHALAGLRRRLAPL, from the coding sequence ATGGACACCGTGACCCACCTGCCCGCCGTCGAGGCGCTGGCCACCTTGTTGCTGGCGCGCGGCGAGCGCCTCGTGACCGCCGAGTCCTGCACGGGGGGGCTGATCGCGGCCTGCTGCACCGAGCTGGCGGGCTCCAGCCTGTGGTTCGAGCGGGGCGTCGTCACCTACAGCAACGAGGCCAAGGCCGAATGGCTGGGCGTGCCAGCGGCCTTGATCGCCGAGCATGGTGCGGTCAGTGAGCCGGTGGCCCTGGCCATGGCCCGGGGCGCGCTGGTGCACAGTGCGGTGCCGGCAGACTGGGCGGTGGCCGTCACCGGCATCGCCGGGCCCGGTGGTGGCAGCCCCGCCAAGCCGGTGGGCACGGTGTGGCTGGCCTGGGCGCATCGCAGCGGGGCGGCGCACGCGGCTTGCCACCATTTCACGGGCGACCGTGCGGCCGTGCGGCAGGCCACGGTCGAGCACGCGCTGGCGGGCTTGCGGCGGCGGCTGGCCCCCCTGTGA
- a CDS encoding phosphatidylglycerophosphatase A family protein has translation MNPADVSDAVLTQPPRRPSARLMLSHPAHLLSFGAGSGLSPIMPGTVGTLWGWLVFAALDGVWGRGTVADLYWALTLAAGWLLGWWACTRTAQALRVADPGSVVWDEVWAIWLVLWVASPVDWRGELVAVITFRVFDMAKVGPVGWADALFKARPGRSIGWAQGLGIMFDDLVAAGCTLLLLALAVAWRQGGPAVGLLG, from the coding sequence ATGAACCCCGCAGACGTCTCGGACGCTGTCCTGACCCAGCCGCCGCGCAGGCCGTCTGCCCGGCTGATGCTGTCTCATCCGGCCCACCTGCTGTCGTTTGGTGCGGGCAGCGGGCTCAGTCCCATCATGCCCGGCACGGTCGGCACCTTGTGGGGCTGGCTGGTGTTTGCTGCGCTGGACGGGGTCTGGGGCCGGGGGACGGTGGCGGATCTCTACTGGGCCCTGACCCTCGCGGCAGGCTGGCTGCTGGGCTGGTGGGCCTGCACCCGCACGGCGCAGGCCTTGCGCGTGGCCGACCCCGGCTCGGTGGTGTGGGACGAGGTCTGGGCCATCTGGCTGGTGTTGTGGGTGGCCTCACCTGTTGACTGGCGGGGTGAGCTGGTGGCGGTCATCACCTTTCGGGTGTTCGACATGGCCAAGGTCGGCCCCGTGGGCTGGGCCGATGCCTTGTTCAAAGCCCGCCCGGGGCGGTCCATCGGCTGGGCCCAGGGGCTGGGCATCATGTTCGATGACCTGGTGGCGGCAGGCTGCACCCTGTTGCTGCTGGCCCTGGCGGTGGCCTGGCGGCAAGGCGGCCCGGCGGTGGGCCTGCTGGGTTGA
- the thiL gene encoding thiamine-phosphate kinase, giving the protein MGEFDLIETFFCRPAGVGPRRAVVGNGDDCAIIAPSPGQQLAVSTDTLVEGRHFLSTVDPVRLGHKALAVNLSDLAACGARPLGFTLALTLPRVETPWLADFARGLFQLADEHDCELIGGDTTAGPLAIGITVFGEVPPGQALLRSGARPGDDLWVSGTPGEARLALEAFRGRLSLSAEHFEVARRAMECPQPRVALGLGLRGLATAAADVSDGLLGDLGHILRRSRVGASVVLDALPVSPVLWARSEAERHDGILAGGDDYELVFTAPADRRTEVQALGDALGLRVSRIGAIEAEPGLRLWRGELDAWPDDAPRQAVANRWTSFDHFKVSA; this is encoded by the coding sequence CTGGGCGAATTCGACCTCATCGAGACCTTTTTCTGCCGTCCCGCGGGCGTCGGTCCGCGCCGTGCCGTGGTGGGCAACGGTGACGATTGCGCGATCATCGCGCCGTCGCCGGGCCAGCAACTGGCCGTCTCCACCGACACGCTGGTGGAAGGACGGCACTTTCTGTCCACCGTCGATCCGGTGCGTTTGGGCCACAAGGCCCTGGCCGTGAACCTGTCGGACCTGGCCGCCTGCGGCGCCCGGCCCCTGGGCTTCACCCTGGCGCTGACCCTGCCCCGGGTGGAGACGCCCTGGCTGGCCGATTTCGCCCGGGGCTTGTTCCAGCTGGCCGACGAGCACGACTGCGAGCTGATCGGCGGCGACACCACGGCGGGGCCACTGGCCATCGGCATCACGGTGTTCGGCGAGGTGCCCCCTGGGCAAGCCCTGCTGCGCAGCGGCGCCCGCCCCGGTGACGACCTGTGGGTGAGCGGCACGCCCGGTGAGGCCCGCCTGGCCCTGGAGGCCTTCCGGGGGCGCCTCAGCCTGTCGGCCGAGCATTTCGAGGTGGCCCGCCGGGCCATGGAGTGCCCGCAGCCCCGGGTGGCACTGGGCCTGGGCTTGCGGGGGCTGGCCACCGCCGCCGCCGACGTCTCTGATGGCCTGCTGGGCGACCTGGGGCACATCCTGCGGCGCAGCCGGGTGGGTGCCTCGGTGGTGCTGGACGCGCTGCCGGTCAGCCCCGTGTTGTGGGCCCGCTCAGAGGCTGAGCGGCACGATGGCATCCTGGCCGGGGGCGATGACTACGAACTGGTCTTCACGGCGCCGGCCGATCGGCGCACCGAGGTGCAGGCGCTGGGCGACGCCCTGGGCCTGCGCGTGAGCCGCATCGGCGCCATCGAGGCCGAGCCTGGCCTGCGCCTGTGGCGGGGCGAGCTGGACGCCTGGCCCGACGACGCGCCCCGGCAGGCCGTGGCCAACCGCTGGACCTCGTTTGACCACTTCAAGGTGTCGGCATGA